One window from the genome of Sebastes umbrosus isolate fSebUmb1 chromosome 12, fSebUmb1.pri, whole genome shotgun sequence encodes:
- the LOC119498366 gene encoding dnaJ homolog subfamily B member 6-like, producing MVDYYQVLGVRRESSAEDIKKAYRKLALRWHPDKNPENKDDAEKKFKELSEAYEVLSDANKRTLYDRYGKEGLTVNNGGRGGHYHNGDHFHEPFTFRNPDDVFREFFGGRDPFADFFGADPFSDDPFFGNGRRHQGRANRNRNSGSFFGGFVGFPPFGAGFSPFDPGFGTFNSMSPMGHMGHMGHMTTMGSLGGGGFTSFSSSSYGGGGGGGGGGMGNFRSVSTSSKIINGRKITTKRIVENGQERVEVEEDGQLRSITINGKEQLLRLEHK from the exons CTACAGAAAGCTGGCCTTGAGGTGGCACCCTGATAAAAACCCAGAGAACAAGGACGATGCCGAGAAGAAGTTCAAGGAGCTGTCGGAGGCTTATGAAGTCCTGTCAGACG CCAACAAGAGGACCTTATATGATCGCTATGGCAAAGAGGGACTGACGGTGAACAACGGAGGAAGAG GGGGACATTACCACAACGGAGATCATTTCCATGAACCATTCACATTCCGCAACCCAGACGACGTCTTCAGGGAATTCTTCGGAGGCAGAGACCCGTTTGCAGACTTTTTCG GTGCAGATCCATTTAGTGATGATCCATTTTTCGGCAATGGCCGGCGGCACCAAGGTCGGGCGAATCGCAACCGGAACAGTGGCTCGTTTTTCGGGGGCTTTGTTGGTTTCCCTCCCTTTGGTGCTGGCTTCTCACCTTTTGACCCAG GCTTCGGTACTTTTAATTCTATGAGCCCTATGGGTCATATGGGTCACATGGGTCACATGACAACCATGGGCAGCCTGGGAGGTGGAGGCTTcacctctttttcctcctcctcctatggggggggaggaggtggaggtggcggTGGCATGGGCAACTTCCGCTCTGTGTCCACCTCCTCCAAGATCATCAACGGCAGGAAGATCACTACTAAAAG aaTCGTGGAAAACGGTCAGGAgcgggtggaggtggaggaggacggGCAGCTGCGGTCAATAACCATCAACGGTAAGGAGCAGCTGCTGCGACTGGAACACAAGTGA